Proteins encoded in a region of the Fusarium falciforme chromosome 6, complete sequence genome:
- a CDS encoding Tr-type G domain-containing protein → MPVVTPEKLASLQRQSSDIRNICILAHVDHGKTSLTDALLATNGIISPKLAGKIRYLDSRPDEQTRGITMESSAISLYFAMRRKTAPDAEPEDKEYLVNLIDSPGHIDFSSEVSTASRLCDGAVVLVDAVEGVCSQTVTVLRQTWIEKLKPLLVINKIDRLVTELKMTPGEAYIHLSKLLEQVNAVLGSFFQGERMEEDLNWREKMEERVNAATAAKESALADQVSDTGDIQFEERDDEDIYFAPEKNNVIFSSAIDGWAFTCRQFAAMYEKKLGIKRGVMEKVLWGNFYLDPKTKKILGPKHLKGRNLKPLFVQLVLEPVWTVYQATVGGDNGTGDRELLEKVTRSLNIKLTPHLLKSRDQRLLMTTVFASWLPLSTALLVSVIESLPSPAAAQAERLPELLEESPGSEHIDKSIKDAMVSFKHEKSDPVVAYVSKMVSVPESELPENKRRTGVQMSGEEARDLARKKRAEAARAQAAAGENGVDSMATALDAVNLDDYAPELEEKKVDPEHLIGFARIYSGTLSVGDKLYVIPPKWSPAEPHAAPEPQEVTVTALYMLMGRNLEALESVPAGCVFGIGGLEGKILKSGTLCSRLEGAVNLAGVSMVGKPIVRVALEPVNPADLDKMIHGLELLVQSDPCAEYELLASGEHVLLTAGELHLERCLTDLKERFALCDIQPGAPLVPYRETIVRAEEMRPPANKELGRGAVVATTSSKQVTISLRVQPVPTDVTEFLLKNADAIKRLYDRKAKAEESEGEEIAAETDVAAGNTLSVEDFKKQLKEKLESGKGRENWKDRIDKIVAFGPRRTGPNFLIDATADGIFSKAFATENTTGAAPRAGESLHPSHLADKISYAFQLAAAQGPLCNEPLQGVAVFVEEATLNLAEDDTSARDKLGRLTGEIIKTFQSALRSGFLDWSSRLMLAMYSVEIQASTEVLGRVYDVLTRRRGRVIAEIMKEGTPFFTIQALLPVAESFGFADEMRKRTSGAAQPQLIFAGFEILDEDPFWVPFTEDDLEDLGELADKENVAKRYMDGVRRKKGLLVEGRNVATDAEKQKTLKR, encoded by the exons ATGCCTGTCGTTACTCCAGAAAAGCTGGCTAGCCTGCAAAGGCAGTCCAGTGATATCCGAAAT ATTTGTATCTTGGCCCATGTTGATCATGGCAAGACCTCACTTACCGATGCTCTGCTCGCCACAAATGGCATCATCTCGCCAAAATTGGCGGGCAAAATCCGCTACCTAGACTCCAGACCCGATGAGCAGACAAGAGGAATCACCATGGAGTCCTCTGCCATTTCTCTCTACTTTGCTATGCGTCGGAAAACAGCCCCTGATGCCGAGCCCGAAGACAAGGAGTATCTGGTCAACTTGATCGACTCACCCGGCCATATCGACTTCAGTTCCGAAGTTTCAACAGCTTCAAGATTGTGTGACGGCGCCGTCGTACTTGTGGACGCCGTCGAGGGAGTCTGCAGTCAAACAGTTACTGTGCTCCGTCAGACATGgatcgagaagctcaagccccTGCTTGTCATCAACAAGATTGATCGACTAGTGACAGAACTCAAAATGACGCCCGGAGAAGCATACATTCACCTAAGCAAGCTTCTTGAGCAAGTAAATGCTGTTCTTGGAAGCTTTTTCCAGGGCGAACGAATGGAGGAGGATCTCAACTGGagagagaagatggaggagcgaGTGAACGCAGCGACAGCCGCCAAGGAATCGGCTCTTGCAGATCAAGTCAGCGACACTGGAGATATCCAATTCGAGGAGAGAGACGACGAAGACATTTACTTTGCCCCAGAGAAGAACAACGTCATTTTCAGCAGCGCCATCGACGGTTGGGCCTTCACCTGCAGGCAATTCGCCGCCATGTACGAGAAGAAGCTTGGCATCAAGCGAGGCGTGATGGAAAAGGTTCTATGGGGCAACTTTTACCTGGATCCCAAGACAAAGAAGATTTTGGGCCCAAAGCATCTCAAGGGGCGAAACCTGAAGCCCCTTTTTGTCCAGCTGGTACTTGAGCCAGTGTGGACTGTCTACCAAGCAACTGTGGGCGGTGACAATGGCACTGGTGATCGAGAACTGTTGGAGAAGGTCACAAGGTCCCTTAACATCAAGCTCACGCCGCATCTGCTCAAGTCCCGAGACCAGAGACTTCTGATGACAACAGTCTTCGCATCTTGGCTACCCTTGTCGACGGCGTTGTTGGTATCTGTCATCGAATCCTTACCGTCTCCCGCTGCCGCGCAAGCTGAGCGACTACCCGAGCTACTCGAGGAATCCCCCGGCTCCGAGCACATTGATAAGTCTATCAAGGACGCTATGGTCTCATTCAAGCACGAAAAGTCCGATCCCGTCGTCGCCTATGTCAGTAAGATGGTGTCTGTTCCCGAGAGCGAGCTACCCGAGAACAAGCGACGAACCGGAGTGCAAATGAGCGGCGAAGAGGCACGAGATCTCGCCCGCAAGAAGAGGGCCGAAGCTGCGAGGGCTCAGGCTGCAGCTGGCGAGAATGGCGTTGACAGCATGGCAACCGCTCTTGATGCGGTCAACCTCGATGATTATGCCCCTgagttggaggagaagaaagtcGATCCCGAGCATCTCATCGGATTTGCCCGTATTTACTCTGGAACTCTCTCGGTTGGCGACAAGCTCTATGTCATCCCTCCCAAGTGGTCACCGGCTGAACCACATGCTGCCCCTGAGCCTCAAGAAGTTACTGTCACCGCACTTTATATGCTCATGGGCAGGAACTTGGAGGCTCTTGAGTCGGTCCCTGCAGGCTGTGTGTTTGGCATTGGCGGTCTTGAGGGCAAGATTCTGAAATCAGGAACTTTGTGCAGCCGCCTGGAAGGCGCTGTCAACCTTGCAGGTGTAAGCATGGTGGGCAAGCCTATTGTCCGTGTTGCTTTGGAGCCTGTGAACCCCGCCGATCTCGACAAGATGATCCATGGTCTGGAGCTGCTGGTGCAGAGTGACCCGTGTGCCGAGTATGAGCTTCTTGCAAGTGGCGAGCATGTCTTGCTGACTGCTGGCGAACTGCATCTCGAGCGATGCTTGACGGATCTTAAGGAGAGATTCGCTCTCTGCGACATCCAACCCGGCGCTCCCCTTGTTCCCTATCGCGAGACCATCGTCAGGGCCGAGGAGATGCGACCCCCTGCGAACAAGGAGCTTGGTCGCGGCGCTGTTGTTGCTACTACCAGCTCAAAGCAGGTCACCATCTCACTCCGTGTACAGCCAGTGCCAACAGATGTGACAGAATTTCTGCTCAAGAACGCGGACGCCATCAAGCGTCTGTATGACCGCAAAGCCAAGGCGGAGGAGTCTGAGGGCGAAGAGATCGCCGCAGAGACCGACGTTGCTGCCGGCAACACTCTGTCCGTGGAGGACTTTAAGAAGCAGCTTaaggagaagcttgagaGCGGCAAGGGCAGGGAGAACTGGAAGGATCGCATAGACAAGATCGTGGCCTTTGGACCTCGACGAACCGGACCAAACTTCCTCATTGATGCCACTGCAGATGGTATCTTCTCCAAGGCTTTCGCGACCGAGAACACCACAGGTGCGGCTCCTCGTGCTGGAGAATCCCTTCACCCAAGCCATCTGGCCGATAAGATCTCCTACGCCTTCcagcttgctgctgctcaaggtCCTCTGTGTAACGAGCCCCTTCAAGGCGTGGCTGTCTTTGTTGAGGAGGCCACACTTAACCTTGCTGAAGACGACACTTCGGCACGAGACAAGCTGGGTCGTCTTACCGGCGAGATCATCAAGACCTTCCAGTCCGCCCTGCGTTCTGGCTTCCTTGACTGGTCTTCCCGTCTCATGCTCGCTATGTACAGTGTCGAGATTCAAGCCTCAACTGAAGTCCTCGGTCGTGTCTACGACGTTCTGACTCGTCGTCGCGGCCGTGTCATCGCCGAGATCATGAAGGAGGGCACACCTTTCTTCACCATCCAAGCCCTACTCCCGGTCGCCGAGAGTTTCGGTTTCGCAGATGAGATGCGCAAGCGCACCAGTGGCGCCGCACAGCCGCAGCTCATCTTTGCAGGTTTCGAGATCCTGGACGAGGACCCCTTCTGGGTGCCCTTCACTGAAGATGATCTGGAGGATCTCGGTGAGCTGGCTGACAAGGAGAACGTGGCCAAGCGATACATGGATGgtgtgaggaggaagaagggatTGCTTGTGGAGGGAAGGAATGTGGCTACGGATGCTGAGAAGCAAAAGACTTTGAAGAGGTAG